In the bacterium CG_4_10_14_0_2_um_filter_33_32 genome, AATCTCTCTGTTATAATAATAGTTTGGAGTATCAATGGATAAATTCAAAATAGTATCAAAATTCAAACCGACTGGAGATCAGCCTAAGGCTATAGAGAGCCTAACCAAGGTCTTGAATCATGGCAAAAAATTTCAAACTCTACTTGGAGTAACTGGCTCCGGGAAAACTTTTACAATGGCTAACGTTATTCAGAATATTCAAAAGCCGACTTTGATTATTTCTCATAACAAAACATTGGCCGCTCAACTTGCTTCGGAGTTTAAGGAATTTTTTCCAAACAATTTTGTAGGATATTTTGTTTCTTATTATGATTATTATCAACCAGAAGCATATATCCCTTCTACGGATACTTATATAGGTAAAGAAACTTCTTTAAATGAAGAAATAGAAAAGCTTAGATATCAGGTAACCGCTAATTTATTATCCAGGAAAGATGTAATTATTGTTGCTTCTGTTTCGGCAATATACGGCTTGGGTTCCCCTGAAGATTACGAGGCAATTAGCATAAATTTTAAAGTAGGAGAGAAGTATGATCTTACTAATATTCTAAAACAACTAACCGCACTGCAATATGAAAGAAATGATACAGATGCAAAGAGGGGCACTTTTAGAGTTAAAGGCGATGTGTTAGATATTTTTCCAAGCTATGAAGATACTATATTTAGAGTTGAGTTTTCAGGGGAGGAGATCGAAAGACTCTCCAGGTTAAATCCCATAACCTTAAAAAGGGAAGCAGTTTTTAATGACATAGATCTTTTTCCTGCTAAACATTTTGTTATGCCGGAAAGCCGAGTAGCTTCAGCCATAGAAAGGATAAAGGAAGAGCTGGAAACAAGAGTTAAAGAATTAGAAGCAGAAAATAATTTATTGGCTGCCCAACGCTTAAGGCAAAGGACAGAATTCGATTTAGAGATGCTTAAAGAAGCGGGCTACGTTTCGGGGATTGAAAACTACTCGTTTTATTTATCAGGCGAAGAACGTAAAAAGGGAGACCCGCAGTTTACCTTGATTGATTATTTTTTGCATAATTCTTCTGATTACCTTTTGTTTATTGATGAGTCTCATATAACCGTGCCTCAAATTGGCGGAATGTATGCAGGAGATCGTGCCAGAAAGCAAACCTTGGTTGATTACGGGTTTCGTTTACCTTCAGCATTGGAAAATAGGCCTTTAAAATTTAATGAGTTTGAAGGTAAGATCAATCAAGCTATATTTGTTTCTGCTACCCCAAGCAAGTATGAATTTGCGAAAAGTACGAATGATAAAGTCCAAAATTATTTTGAATTATACAGATTGCACGAAAAAGGGAAAAATGTTGAAGGGGTAGTTGAGCAGGCAATAAGGCCAACCGGGATACTAGATCCGGAAATTGAGATCAGGCCGGCAAAAAATCAGATTGATGATGCAATAACTCAAATTCAAAAAAGAATAGAGAAGAAACAGCGCATACTTGTTACCACCTTAACTAAAAGGATGGCTGAGGATTTAGCTGAATACTTGATTGAATTGGATATTAAAGTTCATTATTTACATTCAGATATTGAAACTTTAAAAAGGCTGGATATATTAAGAGATTTTAGGGCCGGCGTTTATGATGTTGTAGTCGGTATTAATCTTTTAAGAGAAGGATTGGACTTGCCGGAAGTGTCCTTGGTATTGATTTTGGATGCAGATAAAGAAGGATTTTTGCGCTCTGCCACTTCTTTGATCCAGACTATAGGAAGAGCGGCCCGTCATATTGAAGGAAAAGCTATTATTTATGCGGATAATATTACGAAATCTATTAAGCAGGCGGTTAAGGAAACTGAAAGGCGCCGAAAAATTCAGCATGAGTATAACTTGAAGCATAATATCACCCCGACAAGTATACAAAAAGATATTAAAGCAGTTTTTGCAGGTATCGGAAAATCTGATTCTGATGAAAAAACAATCCAGATATCAAAAATTCCAAAAGATGAAATAACTTAT is a window encoding:
- a CDS encoding excinuclease ABC subunit UvrB; this translates as MDKFKIVSKFKPTGDQPKAIESLTKVLNHGKKFQTLLGVTGSGKTFTMANVIQNIQKPTLIISHNKTLAAQLASEFKEFFPNNFVGYFVSYYDYYQPEAYIPSTDTYIGKETSLNEEIEKLRYQVTANLLSRKDVIIVASVSAIYGLGSPEDYEAISINFKVGEKYDLTNILKQLTALQYERNDTDAKRGTFRVKGDVLDIFPSYEDTIFRVEFSGEEIERLSRLNPITLKREAVFNDIDLFPAKHFVMPESRVASAIERIKEELETRVKELEAENNLLAAQRLRQRTEFDLEMLKEAGYVSGIENYSFYLSGEERKKGDPQFTLIDYFLHNSSDYLLFIDESHITVPQIGGMYAGDRARKQTLVDYGFRLPSALENRPLKFNEFEGKINQAIFVSATPSKYEFAKSTNDKVQNYFELYRLHEKGKNVEGVVEQAIRPTGILDPEIEIRPAKNQIDDAITQIQKRIEKKQRILVTTLTKRMAEDLAEYLIELDIKVHYLHSDIETLKRLDILRDFRAGVYDVVVGINLLREGLDLPEVSLVLILDADKEGFLRSATSLIQTIGRAARHIEGKAIIYADNITKSIKQAVKETERRRKIQHEYNLKHNITPTSIQKDIKAVFAGIGKSDSDEKTIQISKIPKDEITYVISKLKDEMNLYAEALEFEKAAKIRDQIKALEEQTKKSRKI